Proteins encoded in a region of the Zea mays cultivar B73 chromosome 4, Zm-B73-REFERENCE-NAM-5.0, whole genome shotgun sequence genome:
- the LOC103653754 gene encoding enhancer of rudimentary homolog encodes MAGRHTIILMQPSQNRASRTFMDYNSINHALDGICGLYERKIRDINPMIPNITYDISDLYNFIDGLADISALVYDHSIQAFLPYDRQWIKQKLFQHLKKLAQR; translated from the exons ATG GCTGGGAGGCACACCATTATTCTGATGCAGCCATCTCAAAATAGGGCTTCTAGAACATTTATGGATTACAATTCGATTAATCATGCATTGGATG GAATCTGTGGGCTTTATGAAAGGAAAATTAGGGATATCAACCCAATGATCCCAAACATAACTTATGACATCAGCGACCTCTATAACTTCATTGATGGCCTAGCCGACATTAGTGCGCTGGT TTATGATCACTCGATTCAGGCATTCCTGCCATATGATCGACAGTGGATAAAGCAAAAGTTGTTTCAACACCTGAAGAAATTGGCTCAGCGGTAG